Proteins from a genomic interval of Bdellovibrio sp. GT3:
- a CDS encoding ABC-F family ATP-binding cassette domain-containing protein has protein sequence MIHLSNITKQQGNKVLYRNGNFQINDGEKIGLVGLNGTGKTTIFRIITGEEGYDGTVSKSDRTVIGYFSQNIEDMRGRSAIEEVKSAIGNIGNMQVKMQEYEAKLSDPDLDPDEMMKILEVYGEMQGEFERLGGYDLESRAAEILTGLGIGPDDYHRPTESFSGGWKMRIALAKILVMNPQVLLMDEPTNHLDVESIIWLEEWLVNFKGAVLMTSHDRDFMNRIVSKIVEIANKTITVYGGNYDFYEKERDIRMEQLIAAAKRQEDMLAKEEEFIARFAARASHAAQVQSRVKKLEKIDRIEVPVEENEIKFVWPTPPRGGDEVVKFEGLSKIWKRDDGKEKNVFSGANALVKRMDRIAVVGVNGAGKSTLLKIIAGEADPTAGTCALGASINLGYFSQNSLDVLDPKATIVDEVHSRMPNAGMGTVRSLLGAFKFSGEEAEKKISILSGGEKSRVVLATILAQPVNLLILDEPTNHLDIVSREILLEAIKNFPGTVMIVSHDRHFLREVTTRVFEVDKNQLRIYEGDYDYYIHKKKQEAGAR, from the coding sequence ATGATTCACTTATCAAACATCACAAAGCAGCAGGGGAACAAAGTTCTCTATCGTAACGGTAACTTCCAAATCAACGACGGCGAGAAAATCGGTCTGGTCGGTTTGAATGGTACAGGTAAAACCACAATCTTCCGTATCATCACGGGAGAGGAAGGTTACGACGGAACGGTTTCCAAATCCGATAGAACTGTGATCGGTTACTTCTCGCAAAATATCGAAGACATGCGCGGGCGTTCTGCGATTGAGGAAGTTAAATCCGCGATCGGCAACATCGGCAACATGCAAGTGAAGATGCAGGAATACGAAGCCAAGCTTTCTGATCCGGATTTGGATCCGGATGAGATGATGAAAATCCTGGAAGTGTACGGGGAGATGCAAGGTGAGTTTGAGCGCCTTGGCGGCTACGACCTTGAGTCCCGCGCAGCTGAAATCCTGACAGGTCTTGGTATCGGTCCTGATGACTATCACCGTCCGACAGAGAGTTTCTCTGGTGGTTGGAAAATGCGTATCGCTTTGGCGAAAATTCTGGTGATGAACCCGCAAGTCCTGCTGATGGACGAGCCGACGAATCACTTGGACGTTGAATCCATCATCTGGCTTGAAGAGTGGTTGGTAAACTTCAAGGGTGCTGTTTTGATGACGTCGCATGATCGTGACTTCATGAACCGCATCGTATCTAAAATCGTTGAAATCGCGAACAAGACCATCACTGTTTACGGTGGTAACTACGACTTCTACGAAAAAGAGCGCGACATCCGTATGGAGCAATTGATCGCGGCAGCAAAACGTCAGGAAGATATGCTGGCGAAAGAGGAAGAGTTTATTGCCAGATTTGCAGCACGTGCTTCCCATGCGGCGCAAGTTCAGTCTCGTGTTAAGAAACTTGAAAAAATTGATCGTATCGAAGTTCCAGTTGAAGAAAACGAAATCAAATTCGTATGGCCGACACCTCCACGTGGTGGGGATGAGGTTGTTAAGTTTGAAGGTCTTTCCAAGATCTGGAAGCGCGATGATGGCAAAGAGAAAAACGTGTTCTCCGGTGCCAATGCCCTGGTTAAACGCATGGACCGTATTGCGGTTGTCGGCGTGAACGGTGCGGGTAAATCCACGCTTCTAAAAATTATCGCAGGTGAAGCAGACCCTACAGCAGGCACTTGTGCCTTGGGTGCTTCCATCAACCTGGGTTACTTCTCTCAGAACTCTTTGGATGTTCTGGATCCGAAGGCGACGATTGTGGACGAGGTTCACTCGCGCATGCCGAACGCCGGGATGGGCACTGTGCGCTCTTTATTGGGTGCCTTTAAATTTTCTGGCGAGGAAGCTGAAAAGAAAATCTCGATCCTTTCCGGGGGCGAGAAATCTCGCGTGGTATTGGCAACGATCCTGGCGCAACCGGTGAACTTGCTGATCCTGGATGAGCCGACGAATCACTTGGATATCGTGTCTCGTGAGATTTTACTTGAAGCTATTAAGAACTTCCCAGGAACCGTGATGATCGTATCGCATGACCGTCACTTCTTGCGTGAAGTCACAACCCGTGTGTTCGAGGTGGATAAAAATCAACTTCGTATCTACGAGGGTGACTACGACTACTATATTCATAAAAAGAAACAGGAAGCGGGTGCTCGCTAA
- a CDS encoding alpha/beta hydrolase, with amino-acid sequence MKLAFDLRDFKIPVDRLAPQEVFRTRQKDLLSYRFYPARSENLVILYHGIGGDSRYMCSLASAISQAGFAQVITPDFRCHGASLSASDNIAPNQLEIDLEELIIHLRMKFSVKNMTLAGHSLGGGFALRIAVSDVGRQFQRFVAIAPYLPESFHALTEDLGGWIIFDQNRDGFSVNYPEAFKTGEEKTHYSAEFIRAAVVPEDLLLGLHVGNTPLSLITGDRDEVVLGPRHMEIFEGLAHPLLLAAGLNHLTVVSKPSTVLSVFES; translated from the coding sequence ATGAAGCTCGCTTTTGACCTGCGCGATTTCAAAATTCCTGTGGACCGCTTGGCTCCACAGGAAGTGTTTCGCACTCGTCAAAAGGATCTTTTGTCCTATCGCTTTTACCCAGCTCGTTCTGAAAATCTGGTGATTTTGTATCACGGAATTGGTGGGGACAGCCGCTATATGTGCTCGTTGGCCAGCGCCATTTCTCAGGCGGGTTTTGCTCAGGTGATCACTCCGGATTTTCGCTGTCATGGTGCCAGTCTTTCAGCCTCTGATAATATCGCTCCCAATCAACTTGAAATCGATCTTGAAGAGTTGATCATTCACCTTCGCATGAAGTTTTCGGTTAAAAACATGACTCTTGCCGGGCATTCGCTGGGTGGTGGATTTGCTCTGCGAATTGCAGTCAGTGATGTTGGCCGGCAGTTTCAAAGATTCGTGGCGATTGCTCCCTATTTGCCGGAATCGTTTCACGCTCTGACAGAGGACCTTGGCGGTTGGATTATCTTTGACCAGAATCGAGACGGTTTTTCAGTCAATTACCCCGAGGCCTTTAAAACAGGGGAAGAGAAAACTCACTACAGTGCGGAGTTCATTCGTGCAGCGGTGGTTCCCGAAGATTTACTTCTTGGACTGCACGTAGGAAACACCCCCTTATCTCTTATTACGGGCGACCGTGACGAAGTGGTCTTGGGGCCGCGGCACATGGAGATCTTTGAAGGCCTGGCCCATCCTCTGCTTTTAGCGGCGGGTTTAAATCATCTGACGGTTGTATCAAAACCGTCCACGGTTCTTTCCGTTTTTGAGTCGTAA
- a CDS encoding RluA family pseudouridine synthase, with protein MIQIVFENSHFVICDKPAGVLSTPSRMGAEDERNCLGIALQKQLGVQIYPVHRLDFEVSGLVMYAKNPEAHRKANAWFENKTVSKTYRALTTTQDFSHIPANVKNSREKFAIGEGQKFEWKSRILRGKRRAFESPEGKDSLTLAQFLGIDDKGNLQWDLQPVTGRSHQLRFDLSRHGFPIVGDALYGSKQPWTGKDSIALRAYRIDFSKAPNAADFQLPSIVQIQEI; from the coding sequence ATGATTCAGATCGTTTTCGAGAACTCCCATTTTGTGATCTGCGATAAGCCAGCAGGAGTGCTGTCGACGCCAAGTCGCATGGGAGCCGAAGACGAGCGCAATTGTCTGGGGATCGCACTTCAAAAACAGCTGGGTGTTCAGATTTATCCGGTACATCGCCTGGATTTTGAAGTGTCTGGTTTGGTTATGTACGCCAAAAATCCCGAGGCGCATCGTAAAGCCAATGCCTGGTTCGAAAATAAAACCGTCAGCAAGACGTACCGTGCACTGACAACGACTCAGGATTTTTCCCATATTCCAGCAAACGTTAAGAATTCCCGCGAAAAATTCGCGATCGGTGAAGGGCAGAAGTTTGAATGGAAGTCCCGAATTCTGCGTGGCAAACGCCGGGCCTTTGAAAGTCCTGAGGGTAAAGACTCTTTAACCTTGGCTCAGTTTTTAGGGATCGACGACAAGGGAAATTTGCAATGGGATTTGCAGCCGGTCACGGGACGATCGCATCAACTGCGTTTTGATTTAAGTCGGCACGGTTTCCCGATTGTGGGCGATGCATTGTACGGCTCCAAGCAGCCGTGGACGGGTAAAGATTCGATTGCCCTTCGGGCCTACAGAATTGATTTCTCTAAAGCTCCAAATGCTGCTGATTTCCAACTGCCTTCTATTGTTCAGATTCAGGAAATCTAG
- a CDS encoding VOC family protein, translating to MENFNQRSENLNRWYEEKLHLHRDQSGGFMEEHFQVNEYLPETTIFRIQNLATLVGSLAESGVRILDFVDENERGKFAWICDPDGHKIALWQPWDESQSIINIPEPE from the coding sequence ATGGAAAATTTCAATCAAAGATCAGAAAACCTAAATCGCTGGTACGAAGAAAAGCTTCACCTTCACCGGGATCAAAGCGGTGGATTTATGGAAGAGCATTTCCAAGTGAATGAATATCTGCCCGAAACCACCATTTTCCGCATACAGAATCTCGCAACACTGGTCGGCTCCTTGGCCGAATCCGGCGTACGCATCTTAGATTTTGTTGATGAAAATGAGCGCGGAAAATTTGCGTGGATTTGTGATCCCGACGGCCACAAAATCGCCTTATGGCAACCCTGGGATGAATCACAAAGTATTATCAATATTCCTGAGCCGGAATAA
- a CDS encoding HD domain-containing protein — translation MNQPQPEFDEKKWFHLFKNKARVLYPNSDPAHDFLHIQRVVNTAKSLCETEHGQWEVVMPAAFFHDFINVPKNDPRRAYASALSAEATLEYLKSIGYPEQYFNDIRHAIEAHSYSANIKPITLEAKIVQDADRLDSLGAIGIARCFATSSQMSRPFYSEEDPWAEQRDLDDKNYGIDHFYQKLFKLIDHLNTDTAKKEAQHRVTFIKEYLAQIKREI, via the coding sequence ATGAATCAGCCACAGCCAGAATTTGACGAAAAAAAATGGTTCCATCTTTTTAAAAACAAGGCCCGAGTGCTGTACCCAAACTCGGACCCGGCCCATGATTTTCTGCATATTCAAAGAGTCGTCAATACCGCAAAATCTTTGTGTGAAACCGAACACGGCCAGTGGGAAGTCGTGATGCCTGCGGCGTTCTTTCATGACTTTATTAACGTACCCAAGAACGATCCACGCAGGGCCTATGCCTCGGCTCTTTCTGCCGAAGCGACGCTTGAGTATCTGAAATCCATCGGCTATCCAGAACAGTACTTCAACGACATTCGCCACGCGATCGAAGCCCACAGCTATAGCGCCAATATCAAACCCATAACTTTAGAAGCTAAAATCGTTCAAGATGCTGATCGCTTGGATTCCTTGGGCGCCATCGGCATTGCGCGCTGCTTTGCCACAAGCTCGCAGATGAGCCGCCCTTTTTATTCTGAAGAAGACCCTTGGGCCGAGCAGCGCGACCTGGACGACAAGAACTACGGCATCGACCATTTCTATCAAAAGCTTTTCAAACTGATTGACCACTTAAATACGGACACGGCAAAAAAAGAAGCCCAGCACCGTGTGACATTTATCAAAGAGTATCTGGCCCAAATCAAACGGGAAATATGA
- a CDS encoding Calx-beta domain-containing protein, translating into MSKVSLTFTVICLWLFTGCTLSLDIHGTAVEFASKSAPKINKVSADVSNISAVSNLSLPRFTTAQIIPITVEFNQSMVVTGNPTLELSTGSVNRKATYASGSGTNQLVFEYTVVAGDSATTLDYTNSSAIDLNGGDIVPAAGTSEFAPEELTEFLKLPNPGDQSSLAGTTPMLIKTTPEVKSLKSPETDVYLDGNALEVVVKYDQPVAVTGAPRIEIKIASNTRIANFISQISDRELLFRYVVIIGDNDTNGIELPASISLNGGSIVNPANEAAVIALPSEDTTEVLTYTSPLTASFVTSTQVVSESVGSIQIPVVLSMAAPIPFKVSITSLGDATSGDFELDSRDIQFGIGDTVKYITVRILDDSIPEPEKRLRLVLSKNSLGNGGVLAMTEINIRDDDSVPPTLVDYQSGSLFACALYSNRELKCLGENDFGYLGNGTTVPSDVVTATPVMTDVQSYTVGALTTCAVNSLGEMWCWGKDPGGVIPSFTGGMSTTPKKLVSSGAVKPVLGTNMFCYIATNKDLKCWGSDNQALGNPAPAATKTVPFASPIVVMSGVEDAWAVRAAAGLTMCALKSNGGVPAQNDLYCWGYLDANNFTGGNLFAPPATAQVENVKSISLGYSRENMCVQSEAGSPATVKNFCWGTNIRLSLTYGVGSPSSSSTTPLEMSATYRDYMVAATSICGIKETDGSVWCWGNTGDTPGATGATPSKVVDSGAVRFLAASASSAAARCVLTDTGSVVCWQVSTTSKNKLTPQTVIASGVKAIGIGGHQCVVMTSGELDCWGANANGQIGDRTTNTRQVPTQIFSRNVTQVAANSSTSSTTCAVSSYGELRCWGKHSSKGSLGAGATAGNIVVPKIIVDKDIQKVWVANDRGCAISTGGALLCWGDNSTGQTKPGTVVHQMTPNTVLSSGVADVAMMYNSICYLNTDGEVRCWGINTNGELGVGNTTNQSTIPLDPILTDVKQIFGNLGTAGSLGCAIKENSDLYCWGKTYSVWGTTSFPQKIMSDVKDLAIGQGSFCAVVGDDRALKCWGQNSSGEVGNGLIGNVLWSAPYTVLTSGVKSVSSGGGGLTMCFIMMDSGELRCMGDDSGGLFATGERSAYARTIPGL; encoded by the coding sequence ATGAGTAAAGTTTCTTTAACATTCACGGTCATTTGTCTCTGGTTGTTTACCGGATGTACGTTGTCGTTAGATATTCACGGCACCGCTGTGGAATTCGCGTCTAAGTCCGCTCCGAAGATTAATAAAGTCTCGGCGGATGTTTCTAATATTTCAGCCGTTTCAAATTTATCTTTACCACGCTTTACGACGGCTCAAATTATTCCAATCACAGTCGAATTCAATCAATCAATGGTCGTGACGGGCAACCCCACATTGGAATTGTCGACAGGATCGGTAAATAGAAAAGCGACTTATGCTTCGGGTTCAGGAACAAATCAACTGGTCTTTGAATACACAGTGGTCGCTGGTGATTCGGCAACCACATTGGACTATACGAACTCGTCAGCTATTGATCTTAATGGCGGTGATATTGTTCCGGCAGCAGGTACAAGTGAATTTGCACCCGAGGAATTAACGGAGTTTTTAAAACTTCCAAATCCCGGTGATCAGTCTTCACTTGCGGGGACGACGCCGATGTTGATCAAAACAACTCCGGAAGTGAAGTCGTTGAAGTCTCCGGAAACAGATGTCTATTTGGATGGAAATGCCCTTGAGGTCGTGGTGAAATACGATCAGCCGGTGGCTGTGACGGGTGCTCCGAGGATTGAGATTAAAATTGCCAGCAATACGCGCATTGCCAATTTCATTTCACAAATTTCTGACCGTGAATTGCTATTCCGGTATGTTGTCATCATCGGTGATAATGACACCAACGGTATCGAACTGCCGGCAAGTATTAGTTTAAATGGCGGAAGCATTGTGAATCCGGCCAATGAAGCGGCGGTGATTGCTCTTCCGAGCGAAGATACTACAGAGGTTCTAACTTATACCTCGCCCTTAACCGCATCTTTTGTTACCAGTACTCAGGTCGTTTCTGAAAGTGTGGGATCCATTCAAATCCCGGTGGTGCTAAGTATGGCAGCGCCGATTCCGTTTAAAGTTTCTATCACCTCTTTGGGGGATGCGACTAGCGGCGACTTTGAGCTGGACTCAAGGGATATTCAATTTGGAATTGGAGATACGGTTAAATATATCACCGTTCGTATTTTGGATGACTCGATTCCCGAACCAGAAAAACGTCTGCGCCTGGTGTTGTCTAAAAATTCATTAGGTAACGGTGGGGTACTGGCGATGACAGAAATCAATATTCGCGACGATGATTCTGTGCCTCCGACCTTGGTAGACTATCAGTCGGGCTCTTTATTTGCCTGTGCCCTTTATTCCAACCGCGAATTGAAGTGTTTGGGGGAAAACGATTTTGGTTACCTAGGGAATGGGACGACGGTGCCTTCCGACGTGGTTACTGCGACGCCTGTTATGACCGATGTGCAAAGTTATACAGTGGGAGCTTTAACTACCTGCGCTGTGAATTCATTAGGTGAAATGTGGTGCTGGGGTAAGGATCCTGGTGGTGTCATTCCTTCGTTTACCGGTGGAATGTCCACGACTCCTAAGAAGCTGGTATCGAGTGGAGCAGTTAAACCCGTCTTGGGGACTAACATGTTCTGTTATATTGCGACCAATAAGGATCTTAAATGTTGGGGGTCGGATAATCAGGCTTTAGGGAATCCAGCTCCTGCGGCAACAAAGACCGTGCCTTTTGCGAGTCCTATTGTGGTCATGAGTGGAGTCGAGGACGCGTGGGCGGTGAGAGCAGCTGCGGGACTAACGATGTGTGCTTTAAAAAGTAACGGCGGTGTTCCCGCTCAAAATGATCTATATTGTTGGGGATATTTGGATGCCAACAATTTTACTGGTGGCAATCTTTTCGCGCCACCAGCAACGGCTCAGGTTGAAAATGTGAAGTCCATCAGTCTTGGCTACAGTCGAGAAAACATGTGTGTGCAATCAGAGGCCGGTTCCCCGGCAACTGTGAAGAATTTCTGTTGGGGGACTAATATCCGACTGTCGCTAACTTACGGCGTGGGCTCCCCGTCATCCTCGTCCACAACTCCCCTTGAAATGAGTGCGACCTATCGCGACTACATGGTGGCGGCTACGTCCATTTGTGGAATCAAAGAGACTGACGGCAGCGTTTGGTGTTGGGGGAATACGGGAGATACTCCTGGTGCGACCGGGGCTACACCGAGCAAAGTGGTTGACTCGGGAGCAGTAAGATTTTTGGCTGCATCTGCATCGTCAGCAGCGGCACGTTGTGTTTTGACTGATACTGGTTCGGTGGTTTGCTGGCAGGTGAGCACAACGTCGAAGAACAAGCTCACTCCCCAGACAGTTATTGCATCTGGGGTAAAGGCTATTGGCATAGGGGGGCATCAATGCGTGGTGATGACGTCAGGGGAGCTCGATTGTTGGGGTGCCAATGCGAATGGTCAAATTGGCGATCGCACAACAAACACTCGCCAAGTGCCGACGCAGATTTTTTCAAGAAACGTCACGCAAGTGGCGGCGAACAGTAGCACAAGTTCCACGACCTGTGCGGTGTCTTCTTATGGAGAATTGCGTTGTTGGGGTAAGCACAGTTCGAAGGGAAGTTTAGGGGCCGGTGCCACCGCCGGGAATATTGTCGTTCCAAAGATTATCGTCGATAAAGACATTCAAAAAGTTTGGGTTGCCAATGATCGCGGCTGTGCGATATCCACTGGCGGTGCTTTACTTTGTTGGGGTGATAATTCGACCGGGCAGACAAAGCCTGGGACTGTAGTACATCAAATGACACCGAATACAGTTTTGTCGTCCGGGGTCGCTGACGTCGCGATGATGTATAATTCTATTTGTTATCTGAATACAGACGGAGAAGTTCGCTGCTGGGGAATAAACACCAATGGCGAGCTCGGGGTCGGTAACACGACCAATCAGTCGACAATTCCACTGGATCCGATTTTGACTGATGTGAAACAAATCTTTGGGAATCTGGGTACTGCGGGTTCCCTCGGTTGTGCAATTAAAGAGAATAGTGATTTGTACTGTTGGGGTAAAACCTATTCCGTCTGGGGGACAACTTCGTTTCCACAAAAGATTATGTCTGATGTGAAAGATCTTGCGATCGGTCAGGGAAGCTTTTGTGCTGTTGTTGGCGACGATCGGGCCTTAAAGTGTTGGGGACAGAACAGCAGCGGTGAGGTTGGAAACGGGCTCATCGGAAATGTGTTGTGGTCGGCTCCTTACACCGTCTTAACATCTGGAGTGAAATCGGTATCGAGCGGTGGCGGTGGCCTCACCATGTGTTTTATTATGATGGATTCGGGAGAGCTTAGATGCATGGGAGATGACTCTGGCGGTTTGTTTGCCACGGGTGAACGCTCGGCCTATGCGCGCACAATTCCCGGTCTTTGA
- a CDS encoding MFS transporter, with amino-acid sequence MDNRKKKIFSWALYDWANSTYSTTVMAGFFPVFFKMYWSQGVDPTVTTARLGTAISISSLVIAMLSPTLGVISDLKGFKKLFCLAFMMIGVVACGWMTFIPAGDWWSAILAYGIAMMAFNASCVFYESLLPYVAEPKEMDFVSSLGYSLGYLGGGVLFLVNVLMHLNPHWFGLKDGTQAVQISFMTVAVWWFVFSMPLARNVPEPSVEISSENIWKLTNRSIVKLQATFKVLMFKERNLLIFMMAYWLYIDGVYTVMTMAVDYGMSIGLGSKDLIAALLITQFIGFPCAYFFGTVTKRFGTKAPILCCIVVYGITVVAAMWMSQAWHFYLLAVIIGMVQGGVQSLSRSMFGKMAPKHQSGEYFGLFNLVGRFASILGPLIVAFTVTITGNSRLGMIGLLVLFVVGGGLLAMVKEPENQH; translated from the coding sequence ATGGATAACCGTAAAAAAAAGATATTTAGTTGGGCTCTTTACGATTGGGCGAACAGCACTTACTCCACCACAGTCATGGCGGGATTTTTTCCTGTTTTCTTTAAAATGTACTGGAGTCAGGGTGTTGATCCGACCGTGACCACAGCACGTTTGGGGACGGCCATTTCCATTTCCAGTCTGGTGATCGCCATGCTCAGTCCCACGCTGGGCGTGATTTCAGATCTTAAAGGTTTCAAAAAATTATTCTGTCTGGCATTTATGATGATCGGGGTTGTAGCCTGTGGCTGGATGACTTTCATTCCTGCCGGGGATTGGTGGAGTGCTATTTTGGCATATGGCATTGCCATGATGGCGTTCAACGCAAGTTGTGTGTTTTATGAATCCCTGCTTCCCTATGTGGCGGAACCCAAGGAGATGGATTTTGTCTCTTCACTGGGGTACTCACTGGGCTACTTGGGCGGCGGTGTTCTTTTTCTTGTCAATGTGTTGATGCATTTGAATCCACACTGGTTTGGTCTGAAGGATGGCACTCAGGCAGTGCAGATCTCCTTTATGACGGTGGCTGTTTGGTGGTTTGTATTCTCGATGCCACTGGCTCGCAATGTCCCAGAACCGTCGGTTGAAATTTCAAGTGAAAATATTTGGAAGCTCACCAATCGCAGTATCGTGAAGCTCCAGGCGACGTTTAAAGTGCTGATGTTCAAGGAACGCAATCTGCTTATATTCATGATGGCCTACTGGTTGTATATCGATGGTGTATACACTGTGATGACCATGGCCGTGGATTATGGAATGTCCATCGGGCTCGGCTCTAAGGATTTAATTGCGGCTTTGCTGATCACGCAGTTTATCGGTTTTCCTTGTGCTTATTTCTTTGGAACGGTGACCAAACGCTTCGGCACCAAGGCGCCCATTTTATGCTGCATTGTCGTTTATGGAATCACGGTTGTGGCGGCGATGTGGATGAGTCAGGCATGGCACTTCTATCTTTTGGCAGTGATCATAGGAATGGTGCAGGGGGGAGTTCAATCGCTCAGCCGCTCCATGTTTGGTAAAATGGCGCCCAAACATCAAAGTGGCGAGTACTTTGGCTTGTTCAACCTAGTGGGACGATTTGCTTCGATTTTGGGGCCGCTTATCGTCGCCTTCACGGTCACGATCACCGGTAACTCACGTCTGGGGATGATTGGTTTATTGGTGTTATTTGTCGTGGGCGGTGGTCTTCTGGCTATGGTTAAAGAGCCGGAAAACCAACACTAA
- a CDS encoding C1 family peptidase, with translation MTFVIRTLFLTAALLCSVYVTDAKADVKTLTHLQTPVKDQERRDTCAYFAVSALVESAFKKLTGEDYDISEEYEVFRHKIINSWRPEVEFGNTYDILASLKSDIYLFEEAQLPYQKESPDFTKPLSAQQMSFYNLSQKTTPHVSYRSLNFKQLSQMHVMRPWSEQVINELKQDRPVVVTLNVAIPLINDQKGTFTMNPEVAEQCASGKISCGGHAILLVGYDDQRRLFMFKNSWGPKWGNQGYGYVTFDHVDNYSDQLLTAYFDKFTSPSVKRMNP, from the coding sequence ATGACATTTGTGATCCGCACTCTATTTTTAACTGCTGCCCTTCTTTGCTCGGTGTATGTGACCGATGCCAAGGCTGACGTCAAAACACTGACCCACTTGCAAACTCCGGTCAAAGACCAGGAACGTCGCGATACATGTGCTTACTTTGCCGTTTCGGCTTTAGTGGAAAGTGCATTTAAAAAACTTACTGGTGAAGACTATGACATCTCTGAAGAATACGAAGTCTTTCGCCATAAAATCATCAATTCATGGCGCCCCGAGGTTGAATTCGGAAACACCTATGACATCTTGGCGAGTCTAAAAAGTGATATCTATCTTTTTGAGGAAGCCCAGCTTCCCTATCAAAAAGAAAGCCCTGACTTCACCAAACCACTTAGCGCGCAACAAATGTCATTTTATAACCTGAGCCAAAAAACAACGCCGCACGTGAGCTACAGAAGTTTGAATTTCAAACAACTGTCACAAATGCACGTGATGCGCCCGTGGTCAGAACAAGTGATCAACGAACTAAAACAAGACCGCCCTGTAGTGGTGACGTTGAATGTGGCTATTCCCTTGATCAACGATCAAAAAGGTACGTTCACTATGAACCCAGAAGTTGCCGAGCAATGTGCCAGCGGTAAGATCTCTTGCGGAGGCCATGCGATCCTGTTGGTAGGTTATGATGACCAACGCCGTCTTTTTATGTTTAAAAACTCCTGGGGTCCTAAATGGGGCAACCAAGGATACGGTTACGTGACCTTTGACCATGTCGACAACTACTCGGATCAACTGTTGACTGCGTATTTTGACAAGTTTACCTCTCCTTCCGTGAAACGAATGAATCCGTAA
- a CDS encoding RlmE family RNA methyltransferase: protein MTYNPRDRYFKKAKEEGFAARSVFKLEEIDKKYKIFKGSGQTVLDLGASPGSWSQYASKVVGAKGRVLGVDLSPVTVKLPNAVFIQADLRDLNLEDTFRDHGFHPPFDIVMSDMAPKTTGIRMTDQARSMELCELALDVARKFLRKDGHFVCKLFHSDDFAKLREEIKKSFAKCEVMKPDSTRKISKEIFLIGLNKK, encoded by the coding sequence ATGACTTATAATCCGCGCGATAGATACTTTAAAAAAGCAAAAGAAGAGGGCTTCGCGGCTCGCTCCGTTTTCAAACTTGAAGAAATCGACAAGAAATACAAAATCTTTAAAGGCAGCGGTCAGACAGTTTTGGATCTTGGGGCTTCTCCCGGTTCATGGTCTCAATACGCATCTAAAGTTGTTGGTGCCAAGGGCCGTGTGTTGGGTGTGGATTTGAGTCCGGTCACTGTGAAGTTGCCCAACGCGGTTTTCATTCAGGCTGATCTTCGTGATTTGAACTTGGAAGATACTTTCAGAGATCATGGATTTCATCCTCCGTTCGATATCGTGATGTCAGACATGGCTCCAAAAACGACGGGCATTCGTATGACGGACCAAGCTCGTTCCATGGAGCTGTGCGAACTTGCTTTGGACGTAGCTCGTAAGTTTTTGCGTAAAGACGGTCACTTTGTCTGCAAACTGTTTCACAGTGATGACTTTGCCAAGCTTCGTGAAGAAATTAAAAAGTCCTTTGCCAAGTGCGAAGTGATGAAGCCGGATTCGACTCGCAAAATTTCCAAAGAGATCTTTTTGATCGGCCTTAATAAGAAATGA